A part of Streptomyces sp. NBC_01497 genomic DNA contains:
- a CDS encoding family 16 glycosylhydrolase → MRRLALSAAALLCAAVAAVPAAATAAPLTPRAAAAPAAGTFSDDFDGPAGQGPDGSKWTTETGDNVSNHEREYYTPGNANAKLDGQGHLVIEARKENPGNYQCWYGRCEYTSARLNTSGKFTAQYGHVETRMKIPRGQGMWPAFWMLGSDIGNVGWPASGEVDIMENVGFEPGSVHGTIHGPGYSGSDGIGAGYTLPGGQAFADGFHTFAVDWSPNSITWSVDGNTYETRTPADLGGKSWAFNKPFFLILNLAVGGYWPGDPDGSTPFPSQLVVDYVHVTTGSTPPGGGDGGTHTVTGIGGKCMDVAAASNANGTPVQLYDCNGSGAQQWTAGSDGSLRALGKCLDAKDGGTADGTQLQLWDCSGAANQKFTPNAARDITNPQANKCVDATGQSSANGTRLQLWTCTGTANQKWTVN, encoded by the coding sequence ATGCGAAGACTCGCACTCTCCGCCGCCGCTCTCCTGTGCGCCGCGGTCGCGGCGGTGCCCGCAGCCGCGACCGCCGCCCCTCTCACCCCCCGGGCGGCGGCCGCCCCCGCGGCCGGCACGTTCAGCGACGACTTCGACGGTCCCGCCGGGCAGGGCCCCGACGGCAGCAAGTGGACCACCGAGACCGGCGACAACGTCAGCAACCACGAGCGCGAGTACTACACACCGGGCAACGCCAACGCGAAGCTGGACGGGCAGGGCCACCTGGTCATCGAGGCGCGCAAGGAGAACCCCGGCAACTACCAGTGCTGGTACGGCCGGTGCGAGTACACCTCGGCCCGGCTCAACACCTCAGGCAAGTTCACCGCACAGTACGGGCACGTCGAGACCCGGATGAAGATCCCGCGCGGCCAGGGCATGTGGCCCGCGTTCTGGATGCTCGGCAGCGACATCGGCAACGTCGGCTGGCCCGCCAGCGGCGAGGTCGACATCATGGAGAACGTCGGCTTCGAACCCGGCAGTGTGCACGGCACCATCCACGGTCCCGGCTACTCCGGATCGGACGGCATCGGCGCGGGCTACACCCTCCCCGGCGGCCAGGCGTTCGCGGACGGCTTCCACACCTTCGCCGTGGACTGGTCGCCGAACTCCATCACCTGGTCCGTGGACGGCAACACCTACGAGACCCGCACCCCCGCCGACCTCGGCGGGAAGAGCTGGGCGTTCAACAAGCCGTTCTTCCTCATCCTCAACCTCGCGGTCGGCGGCTACTGGCCCGGCGACCCCGACGGCTCCACGCCCTTCCCCTCCCAGCTCGTCGTGGACTACGTCCACGTCACCACCGGCAGCACCCCGCCCGGCGGGGGAGACGGCGGCACGCACACCGTCACCGGCATCGGCGGCAAGTGCATGGACGTGGCGGCCGCGAGCAACGCCAACGGGACGCCCGTACAGCTCTACGACTGCAACGGCTCCGGCGCGCAGCAGTGGACGGCCGGCTCCGACGGCAGCCTGCGGGCCCTCGGCAAGTGCCTCGACGCGAAGGACGGCGGCACGGCCGACGGCACCCAGCTCCAACTGTGGGACTGCTCCGGCGCGGCCAACCAGAAGTTCACCCCCAACGCGGCGCGCGACATCACCAACCCGCAGGCGAACAAGTGCGTGGACGCCACCGGCCAGAGTTCGGCCAACGGCACCCGCCTGCAGCTGTGGACCTGCACGGGAACCGCGAACCAGAAATGGACGGTGAACTGA
- a CDS encoding RICIN domain-containing protein, whose amino-acid sequence MSASLRRRALPADGPGRRGHGRHVLLTALLGVLALGASVTALPQWTATAAPAQAAAVPTGWLNVVGKGSGKCVDAAAAATANGTAVQQYACNGTTAQNWQFTATSGGYYQVGNRNAAAQVWDVTDVSTADNAAVQLWNYSGGNNQQWQPVAESGGSYHFVNRNSGKCLDVPSASTADGARLGQFTCNGTAAQSFTLAPSDPPPPAGTPDLGPNVTVFDPSMSASSIQSKLTSVFKQQETNQFGSQRQAFLFRPGNYSADVNVGFYTQVSGLGLSPDDVNINGAVHAEADWFPPNNATQNFWRDAENLSVTPTGGTDRWAVSQAAPYRRMHVRGNLALDDGGWASGGFMADSKIDGQVRSGTQQQWLSRNDTWGSWTGSNWNMVFVGDRNAPANSFPNPPYTTVNQTPQVAEKPFLYVDDADNWNVFVPAQRQNATGTTWENGNPPGTSLPLSQFFVVKPGATAADMNNALAQGKNLLVTPGVYHLNQTLNITRPDTVVLGMGLATLVPDNGIEAVKVADVDGVKLAGLLIDAGTVNSARLMEIGPDGSNASHVSDPTELSDVFFRIGGAGVGKATTSLVVNSHNVIGDHMWLWRADHGSGVGWNSNTADTGLVVNGTDVTMYGLFVEHYKKDQVVWNANGGRTYFFQNEMPYDPPDQASWMDGGQQGYAAYKVADSVTSHEAWGLGSYCFFSANPSVAAEHSFEVPNTPGVKFHDMVSVSLGGTGTIRHVINDRGGPANSASNVANLVSYP is encoded by the coding sequence ATGAGCGCATCCCTGCGCCGCCGGGCCCTCCCGGCGGACGGGCCCGGCCGCCGCGGACACGGACGGCATGTCCTGCTCACCGCACTCCTCGGTGTCCTCGCGCTCGGCGCGTCGGTGACCGCTCTGCCGCAGTGGACGGCCACGGCGGCGCCCGCGCAGGCGGCGGCCGTGCCCACCGGCTGGCTGAACGTCGTCGGCAAGGGCAGCGGCAAGTGTGTCGACGCGGCCGCCGCGGCCACCGCGAACGGCACCGCGGTCCAGCAGTACGCCTGCAACGGAACCACCGCCCAGAACTGGCAGTTCACCGCCACCAGCGGCGGCTACTACCAGGTCGGCAACCGCAACGCGGCCGCGCAGGTCTGGGACGTCACCGACGTCTCCACCGCCGACAACGCGGCCGTCCAGCTGTGGAACTACAGCGGTGGCAACAACCAGCAGTGGCAGCCGGTCGCCGAGTCCGGCGGCTCGTACCACTTCGTCAACCGCAACAGCGGCAAGTGCCTCGACGTGCCCTCCGCGTCCACGGCGGACGGCGCCCGGCTCGGTCAGTTCACCTGCAACGGCACGGCGGCGCAGTCCTTCACGCTCGCACCGTCCGACCCGCCACCGCCCGCCGGCACCCCGGACCTCGGCCCGAACGTCACGGTCTTCGACCCCTCGATGTCCGCCTCCAGCATCCAGTCCAAGCTGACCTCCGTCTTCAAGCAGCAGGAGACGAACCAGTTCGGCAGCCAGCGCCAGGCGTTCCTGTTCCGGCCGGGCAACTACAGCGCCGATGTCAACGTCGGTTTCTACACGCAGGTTTCGGGCCTCGGTCTGAGCCCTGACGACGTCAACATCAACGGCGCCGTGCACGCGGAGGCGGACTGGTTCCCGCCCAACAACGCGACGCAGAACTTCTGGCGGGACGCGGAGAACCTCTCCGTGACCCCCACCGGCGGCACCGACCGCTGGGCCGTCTCGCAGGCCGCCCCGTACCGCCGTATGCACGTACGCGGCAACCTGGCACTCGACGACGGCGGCTGGGCCAGTGGCGGCTTCATGGCCGACAGCAAGATCGACGGCCAGGTCAGGTCGGGCACCCAGCAGCAGTGGCTCTCCCGCAACGACACCTGGGGCAGCTGGACCGGGTCCAACTGGAACATGGTCTTCGTGGGTGACCGCAACGCGCCCGCCAACTCCTTCCCCAACCCGCCCTACACCACGGTGAACCAGACACCGCAGGTGGCGGAGAAGCCCTTCCTCTACGTGGACGACGCCGACAACTGGAACGTCTTCGTGCCGGCCCAGCGCCAGAACGCCACCGGCACCACCTGGGAGAACGGCAACCCGCCCGGGACGTCGCTCCCGCTGAGCCAGTTCTTCGTCGTCAAGCCCGGCGCCACCGCGGCCGACATGAACAACGCCCTGGCCCAGGGCAAGAACCTCCTCGTGACGCCCGGCGTCTACCACCTGAACCAGACGCTGAACATCACCCGGCCCGACACCGTCGTCCTCGGCATGGGCCTCGCCACCCTCGTCCCCGACAACGGCATCGAGGCCGTCAAGGTCGCTGACGTCGACGGGGTGAAACTGGCCGGCCTGCTCATCGACGCCGGCACCGTCAACTCCGCCCGGCTGATGGAGATCGGCCCCGACGGGTCGAACGCGAGCCATGTGTCCGACCCGACCGAGCTGAGCGACGTGTTCTTCCGCATCGGCGGTGCGGGCGTCGGCAAGGCGACGACCAGTCTCGTCGTCAACAGCCACAACGTCATCGGCGACCACATGTGGCTGTGGCGCGCCGACCACGGCAGCGGCGTCGGCTGGAACAGCAACACGGCCGACACCGGACTCGTCGTCAACGGCACCGACGTCACCATGTACGGGCTGTTCGTCGAGCACTACAAGAAGGATCAGGTCGTCTGGAACGCCAACGGCGGCCGGACGTACTTCTTCCAGAACGAGATGCCCTACGACCCGCCGGACCAGGCGTCCTGGATGGACGGCGGCCAGCAGGGCTACGCCGCGTACAAGGTGGCGGACAGCGTCACCAGCCACGAGGCGTGGGGGCTCGGCAGCTACTGCTTCTTCAGCGCCAACCCCTCGGTCGCCGCGGAGCACTCCTTCGAGGTGCCGAACACCCCCGGGGTGAAGTTCCACGACATGGTGTCGGTGTCCCTCGGCGGTACGGGCACCATCCGGCACGTCATCAACGACCGGGGCGGGCCCGCCAACTCCGCCTCCAACGTGGCGAACCTGGTCAGCTACCCCTGA
- a CDS encoding FtsK/SpoIIIE domain-containing protein, giving the protein MRLNVSVRDPLVEGVSTTVVVDTEPSAQAGRLAAELARAVGHVASGGERGGPPALFVGSEAVGPDTTLHMAGVRDGMDLGLGSPVPTDPEPEGRTELRVVSGTGAGTVFRLVPGDYDIGGGDLCRIRLAPGAPEFAARVRVRLDGTAELLSAGQARLDSKPAADGTPWREGSQLAVGDNLLELTSRQSAKAPLTPAADGLGLEFNRPPRFVPGVKNATFRLPQEPVRPEKRPVPLLPILLLPAGSAAISIFVTKNWSFVFIALLSPIAALVTQFGSRKQGMLKYQEQMKEYEEKMARVRADADAAVLEEQLNLRLSLPDPASLLQLVSQPSERLWERRFTDPDFLSVRVGTADLPSGVSVEDPKQDEHRRTTVPWLHQVPVSVPMRRAGVAGVAGGDAGRMAAWMAAQAASLHSPADLRLVVLAGPEGERDWSWTRWLPHCRPQGEDTYALIGSTADSLARRIGELGQLVSARLQAGPDLVRGGANGYPDVLVVLDQARRARSLPGVIALLRDGPSVGVYTICVDREERLLPEECGAVVTTDTLTRGGQSTGPKVRTGGGVALDTVRLDSPEAGWYELVGRALAPLRGVGDSDESALPGAVRLLDLLAIEPPTAEAVVGGWSLGGRSTRAVLGSGYDGPFSVDLVRDGPHALIAGTTGSGKSELLQTLVATLAVVNRPDEMTFVLVDYKGGSAFAECEDLPHTVGLVTDLDTHLVERALVSLGAELRRRETLLAQYAAKDIEDYLDKRQRGGDAAPALPRLLLVIDEFASMARELPDFISGLVNIAQRGRSLGIHLVLATQRPGGAVTPDIRANTNLRIALRTTDTSESRDIIDAPDSGDISPSTPGRAYARLGPSALLPFQSGRVGGRRPGGAADTTTEVPVRATAVSWQELGGPVWAGARGGSGAATTEAVTDLAVLTAAVSQAARLAEVPRQPSPWLPALPEVLEWTPPPAPKPSGEREAALPAVAYGMVDLPAQQSRTDLVFDIDRAGHLHVIGSPRTGRSQALRTLAAALAQAHGADDVHLYGVDCGNGALNALQSLPHTGAVVDRNQTERLGRLLDRLSAELTYRQGLLGAKGTADLAELRRFAAPAERLPHLVVLVDRFEVFEREFSSFDNGSYLERMIRLLRDGAGVGIHLVLAGDRVLGNSRFGGTTEDKIVLKMNDRQDYTMVGIPTRSALTEPTPGRGLRTQDLSETQIAVLGPDLSGTAQAEALTALGAELTVREESVPDGRRALRLDVLPDRITYEEAVALPRTSGAMRPVVAVGGDTLSVIGPDLSDTPTFVIAGPPRTGRSTALLTAAYSLLDAGTGVIVIAPRRSPLRSLEGRPGVAAVITDADVAVDAFRAVLGDVPQDNAVIVVDDAELLMGAEIDSDLALLARGGAGNGWGVLAAGNAESLSLGLAGWIGQVKRNRTGMLLSPQNLGDGEVIGTKLTRGLIGQAPVPGRGILHPGDGTLRAVQVPSSLPR; this is encoded by the coding sequence GTGCGATTGAACGTCAGCGTCCGTGACCCGCTCGTCGAGGGGGTGTCCACCACAGTCGTCGTCGACACCGAGCCCTCCGCGCAGGCGGGCCGTCTCGCGGCGGAGCTGGCGCGCGCCGTCGGCCACGTCGCCTCCGGTGGGGAACGGGGCGGGCCGCCCGCACTGTTCGTGGGGTCCGAGGCCGTCGGTCCCGACACCACCCTGCACATGGCCGGGGTGCGGGACGGCATGGACCTCGGGCTCGGATCGCCGGTGCCCACCGACCCCGAGCCCGAGGGCCGCACCGAACTGCGGGTGGTCTCCGGGACCGGGGCGGGTACCGTCTTCCGCCTTGTCCCGGGCGACTACGACATCGGCGGCGGGGACCTGTGCCGCATCCGGCTGGCCCCCGGGGCGCCGGAATTCGCCGCACGGGTACGAGTCCGGCTCGACGGCACCGCCGAACTGCTCAGCGCCGGCCAGGCGCGCCTCGACAGCAAGCCCGCGGCGGACGGCACGCCCTGGCGGGAGGGCAGCCAACTCGCGGTCGGCGACAACCTGTTGGAGCTCACATCCCGGCAGTCAGCGAAGGCGCCCCTGACGCCGGCGGCCGACGGCCTCGGCCTGGAGTTCAACCGCCCGCCGCGCTTCGTGCCCGGTGTGAAGAACGCGACGTTCCGGCTGCCGCAGGAACCGGTCAGGCCGGAGAAGCGGCCCGTCCCGCTGCTGCCGATCCTGCTGCTGCCCGCGGGCAGTGCGGCGATCTCCATCTTCGTCACCAAGAACTGGTCGTTCGTCTTCATCGCCCTGCTGTCGCCGATCGCCGCGCTGGTCACGCAGTTCGGCAGCCGCAAGCAGGGCATGCTCAAGTACCAGGAGCAGATGAAGGAGTACGAGGAGAAGATGGCCCGGGTACGGGCCGACGCGGACGCCGCCGTCCTGGAGGAGCAGCTCAATCTGCGCCTCTCGCTGCCGGATCCGGCGTCCCTGCTGCAACTGGTCTCGCAGCCTTCGGAACGGCTGTGGGAACGCCGTTTCACGGACCCGGACTTCCTGTCGGTGCGGGTCGGCACGGCGGATCTGCCCTCCGGTGTGTCGGTGGAGGACCCCAAGCAGGACGAGCACCGGCGTACCACGGTGCCCTGGCTGCATCAGGTGCCGGTGTCCGTGCCGATGCGCCGGGCCGGTGTGGCGGGTGTGGCGGGCGGGGACGCCGGCCGGATGGCGGCCTGGATGGCCGCTCAGGCCGCCTCCCTGCACAGTCCCGCCGATCTGCGGCTGGTCGTGCTGGCGGGGCCCGAGGGCGAACGTGACTGGTCGTGGACGCGGTGGCTGCCGCACTGCCGGCCCCAGGGCGAGGACACGTACGCGCTGATCGGTTCGACGGCCGACTCGCTGGCCCGCCGCATCGGCGAGCTCGGGCAGTTGGTCTCCGCCCGGCTCCAGGCGGGCCCGGATCTCGTCCGGGGCGGCGCGAACGGATACCCCGACGTGCTGGTGGTCCTGGACCAGGCGCGCCGCGCCCGTTCGCTGCCTGGTGTGATCGCACTGCTGCGCGACGGCCCGTCCGTGGGTGTGTACACGATCTGCGTGGACCGCGAGGAGCGGCTGCTGCCCGAGGAGTGCGGCGCCGTCGTCACCACGGACACCCTCACCCGCGGTGGACAGAGCACCGGCCCCAAGGTGCGTACGGGCGGCGGCGTCGCGCTCGACACCGTACGGCTCGACTCGCCGGAGGCCGGCTGGTACGAGCTGGTGGGGCGGGCGCTCGCACCGCTGCGCGGAGTGGGCGACAGCGATGAGAGCGCACTGCCCGGCGCGGTGCGCCTGCTCGACCTGCTCGCGATCGAGCCGCCCACGGCGGAGGCCGTCGTCGGCGGCTGGTCGCTCGGCGGCCGCAGCACCCGCGCGGTCCTCGGGTCGGGCTACGACGGCCCGTTCTCGGTGGACCTCGTACGGGACGGGCCGCACGCCCTGATCGCGGGCACGACGGGTTCCGGCAAGTCGGAGCTGCTGCAGACGCTGGTCGCGACGCTCGCCGTGGTCAACCGTCCGGACGAGATGACGTTCGTGCTCGTCGACTACAAGGGCGGCAGCGCCTTCGCGGAGTGCGAGGACCTGCCGCACACGGTGGGCCTCGTCACCGACCTCGACACGCACCTCGTGGAGCGGGCGCTGGTCTCGCTCGGCGCCGAGCTGCGCCGCCGGGAGACCCTGCTGGCGCAGTACGCGGCGAAGGACATCGAGGACTACCTCGACAAGCGGCAGCGCGGCGGCGACGCGGCCCCCGCGCTGCCCCGGCTGCTGCTGGTCATCGACGAGTTCGCATCGATGGCGCGCGAGCTGCCCGACTTCATCTCCGGCCTGGTCAACATCGCCCAGCGGGGCCGTTCGCTCGGCATCCACCTGGTGCTCGCGACCCAGCGTCCGGGCGGCGCGGTGACGCCGGACATCCGTGCCAACACCAATCTGCGCATCGCGCTGCGCACCACCGACACCTCGGAGAGCCGGGACATCATCGACGCGCCGGACTCCGGCGACATCTCCCCCTCCACACCGGGCCGCGCCTACGCGCGGCTGGGTCCCTCCGCGCTGCTGCCCTTCCAGTCGGGCCGCGTCGGCGGACGGCGTCCGGGCGGCGCCGCCGACACGACGACGGAGGTGCCGGTACGGGCCACCGCGGTCTCCTGGCAGGAGCTCGGCGGACCGGTGTGGGCCGGCGCGCGCGGCGGTTCGGGCGCGGCCACGACGGAGGCGGTGACGGACCTGGCGGTACTGACCGCGGCCGTGTCGCAGGCGGCGCGCCTCGCGGAGGTGCCGAGACAGCCGAGCCCCTGGCTGCCGGCCCTGCCCGAGGTGCTGGAGTGGACCCCGCCACCGGCCCCCAAGCCGTCCGGGGAGCGGGAGGCGGCGCTGCCCGCCGTCGCGTACGGGATGGTCGACCTGCCCGCCCAGCAGAGCCGTACGGACCTGGTGTTCGACATCGACCGCGCCGGCCACCTGCATGTCATCGGGTCGCCGCGTACGGGCAGGTCCCAGGCGCTGCGGACGCTCGCGGCGGCTCTCGCGCAGGCCCACGGCGCCGACGATGTGCACCTGTACGGCGTCGACTGCGGCAACGGTGCGCTCAACGCGCTCCAGTCGCTGCCGCACACGGGCGCGGTGGTGGACCGCAACCAGACGGAGCGGCTGGGCCGCCTCCTCGACCGACTGAGCGCCGAACTCACCTACCGACAGGGACTGTTGGGTGCAAAGGGCACCGCCGACCTGGCGGAGCTGCGGCGGTTCGCGGCGCCGGCGGAACGGCTGCCGCACCTCGTGGTGCTGGTCGACCGGTTCGAGGTGTTCGAGCGCGAGTTCTCCTCGTTCGACAACGGCAGCTACCTGGAACGCATGATCCGCCTGCTGCGCGACGGCGCCGGTGTGGGCATCCACCTCGTGCTCGCCGGCGACCGCGTCCTCGGCAACAGCCGGTTCGGCGGTACCACCGAGGACAAGATCGTCCTCAAGATGAACGACCGCCAGGACTACACGATGGTCGGCATCCCGACGCGCTCCGCCCTCACCGAGCCCACCCCGGGCCGGGGCCTGCGGACGCAGGACCTCAGCGAGACGCAGATCGCGGTGCTCGGGCCCGACCTGTCGGGAACCGCGCAGGCCGAGGCGCTGACCGCGCTCGGAGCGGAACTGACGGTCCGTGAGGAGAGTGTGCCGGACGGGCGCCGGGCGCTGCGGCTCGACGTGCTCCCGGACCGCATCACCTACGAGGAGGCCGTGGCCCTGCCCAGGACGTCGGGCGCCATGCGTCCGGTCGTCGCGGTGGGCGGCGACACCCTGTCGGTCATCGGCCCCGACCTCTCGGACACACCGACGTTCGTGATCGCGGGCCCACCGCGCACGGGCCGCAGTACGGCGCTGCTGACGGCGGCGTACTCGCTGCTCGACGCGGGCACCGGGGTGATCGTGATCGCTCCGCGCCGCTCCCCGCTGCGCTCCCTGGAGGGCCGGCCGGGCGTGGCGGCGGTCATCACCGACGCCGACGTCGCGGTCGACGCCTTCCGGGCGGTGCTCGGCGATGTGCCCCAGGACAACGCGGTGATCGTCGTCGACGACGCCGAACTGCTGATGGGCGCGGAGATCGACTCCGATCTGGCGCTGCTCGCGCGCGGTGGCGCGGGCAACGGCTGGGGAGTGCTCGCGGCGGGCAACGCCGAGTCGCTGTCGCTGGGACTCGCCGGCTGGATCGGTCAGGTCAAGCGCAACCGGACCGGCATGCTGCTGTCGCCGCAGAACCTGGGCGACGGAGAGGTCATCGGGACCAAGCTGACGCGCGGGCTGATCGGGCAGGCACCGGTGCCGGGGCGGGGCATCCTGCACCCGGGCGACGGCACACTGCGGGCCGTGCAGGTGCCGTCTTCGCTGCCGCGGTAG
- a CDS encoding WXG100 family type VII secretion target, producing the protein MPDYKVNSDETASTSQALLNDFSQLTDKLNEVKGKIQQLLSNGYTTPAAQQKFSPFFDEFAKGFDQVNQSLQGIGQYVKSVGEAFSQTDDQLGSKIGG; encoded by the coding sequence ATGCCCGACTACAAGGTCAACTCGGACGAGACCGCCTCCACCTCGCAGGCGCTGCTCAACGACTTCTCCCAACTGACGGACAAGCTGAACGAGGTCAAGGGCAAGATCCAGCAGCTGCTCTCCAACGGCTACACCACGCCGGCCGCGCAGCAGAAGTTCTCCCCCTTCTTCGACGAGTTCGCCAAGGGCTTCGACCAGGTGAACCAGTCGCTCCAGGGCATCGGGCAGTACGTCAAGTCCGTCGGTGAGGCCTTCTCCCAGACCGACGACCAGCTCGGCTCGAAGATCGGCGGCTGA